From the genome of Canis lupus baileyi chromosome 32, mCanLup2.hap1, whole genome shotgun sequence, one region includes:
- the NDUFAF1 gene encoding complex I intermediate-associated protein 30, mitochondrial, translated as MALVLKFLNGTYIFRKCPKPNVASCPFLGTHFVDYCSSSLQKPVAAPGKTSSQRNSEGDLQGHHQREAALDITSPEEKPLVSFDKAIKDEIKDQFRRLKDDIVNHWIGPEGRPLHEVLLEQAKVVWQFRGKEDLDKWMVTSDKTIGGRSEVFLKMGRNNQSALLYGTLSSEAPKDGESGRSGYCAMISRIPRGPFERKRAYDWSQFNTLYLRVRGDGRPWMVNIREDTDIVQRKNQMYSYFMFTRGGPYWQEVKIPFSKFFYSNQGRIRDAQYQLLLDKISSIGFTLADKVDGPFFLEIDFIGVFTDPAHTEEFAYENSPELNPRLFK; from the exons ATGGCTTTGGTTCTCAAATTTCTGAATGGTacttatattttcagaaaatgccCAAAGCCAAATGTTGCCTCATGTCCATTTTTGGGTACTCATTTTGTAGACTATTGTTCTAGTAGTCTTCAGAAGCCTGTAGCTGCTCCTGGCAAAACCTCCTCTCAGAGGAATTCTGAAGGAGATTTGCAGGGACATCACCAGAGAGAAGCTGCTTTGGATATAACCTCTCCTGAGGAGAAGCCTTTAGTTAGTTTTGATAAAGcaattaaagatgaaataaaggaCCAGTTTAGGCGTTTGAAGGATGATATTGTGAATCATTGGATAGGCCCCGAAGGCCGCCCTCTGCATGAGGTCTTGTTGGAACAAGCCAAGGTTGTCTGGCAGTTCCGAGGAAAAGAAGATTTAGATAAGTGGATGGTGACTTCTGATAAGACTATTGGAGGCAGAAGTGAAGTGTTCCTGAAAATGGGCAGGAATAATCAGAGTGCATTGCTCTATGGGACTCTGAGCTCTGAGGCACCTAAGGACGGGGAAAGTGGCCGCAGTGGGTACTGTGCAATGATATCCAGGATTCCAAGG GGCccttttgagagaaagagggctTATGATTGGTCCCAGTTCAACACTCTGTATCTCCGTGTACGTGGAGATGGTCGGCCTTGGATGGTGAATATCCGAGAGGACACGGATATAGTGCAAAGGAAGAATCAGATGTACAGTTACTTCATGTTCACCCGTGGGGGTCCCTACTGGCAGGAGGTCAAG attCCTTTCTCCAAATTTTTCTACTCTAATCAAGGAAGAATTCGGGATGCCCAATACCAGCTTTTGCTTGACAAG atCTCTTCTATTGGATTCACCCTGGCTGATAAAGTAGATGGTCCATTCTTCCTGGAAATAGATTTTATTGGAGTGTTTACTGATCCAGCCCACACAGAAGAATTCGCCTATGAAAATTCTCCAGAGCTTAATCcaagactttttaaataa